From the Tribolium castaneum strain GA2 chromosome 2, icTriCast1.1, whole genome shotgun sequence genome, one window contains:
- the LOC660385 gene encoding peroxisomal acyl-coenzyme A oxidase 3, with protein sequence MSDTSFIKDLPSGPLDAYRDRATFDWKKMKLFFEDPDLLKVKMRVWETLEKDPIFQTPKTELNSEEMKRRSALQLRKYCQLSFVTPEMANLPYKRKTRYMMTINEALAVTFPDVSVKHAIGIGLFKNTLTTLGTERHKNVLDAAWKGKILSCLALTEIAHGSNTKQMRTTATYDKTRQEFIINTPDFEAAKCWVGNLGKTCTMGLLFAQLYTNGQCYGLHAFLVPIRDPKTLLPYPGIVVGDMGEKIGLHGIDNGFIMFKNYRIPRENLLNRTGDVTPDGDYKSSFSEPGKILGAALENLSTGRVGIMQESANNLVCAVTIAVRYAAVRKQFAKSPDERSELPIIEYELHQWRIFPYVAAAAVLKIFVAGFTDEYLATVQKSTSATQIEDLTSYVAEIHAVVSSGKPLITWICRDAVQECREACGGHGFLKSARFGELRGAIDPCVTYEGDNNVLGQQASNWLVRQWEKTKVGEELCTPLETCAFFRRSGEILRRKFELELVQDVLEMNFIHVCYEWLITYLVEETYIKQQKLLKEGFCKTEARNKSQVYCASVLTRVYAEYNAFRFYCKELSKAEKSLEGVLQQLGLLYGLVNIDKYSSYFYQGGYANTPLFSHLVKGGVLELCKTLKDNILGVIDAMAPPDYVVKSVLGKSDGKLYENLQNAIMGNPDSMTRPHWWREIIVPDAPDFKQPKSKL encoded by the exons ATGTCCGACACCAGTTTCATAAAAGACCTGCCTTCGGGCCCCCTCGACGCCTACCGCGATCGTGCAACTTTCGActggaaaaaaatgaaactttttttcgaagATCCCGATTTGCTCAAAGTCAAA ATGCGAGTTTGGGAAACTTTGGAAAAAGACCCAATTTTCCAAACTCCTAAAACCGAATTAAATTCCGAAGAAATGAAACGGCGATCAGCCCTCCAATTACGAAAATACTGCCAGTTGAGCTTCGTAACGCCGGAAATGGCCAACTTACCGTACAAGCGCAAG ACGCGCTACATGATGACAATCAACGAGGCTTTGGCCGTAACATTCCCGGACGTTTCCGTGAAACATGCAATCGGAATCGGCCTATTTAAGAACACACTTACCACCCTGGGGACGGAACGGCACAAAAACGTCCTGGACGCCGCCTGGAAGGGGAAG aTTCTCTCTTGTTTAGCTTTGACAGAAATCGCGCACGGAAGCAACACAAAACAAATGCGCACCACCGCCACCTACGACAAAACCCGGCAAGAATTCATAATAAACACCCCTGATTTCGAGGCAGCCAAGTGCTGGGTGGGCAATCTGGGCAAAACCTGTACCATGGGCCTGCTCTTCGCCCAACTGTACACCAATGGGCAATGCTACGGCCTGCACGCGTTCCTCGTCCCCATAAGAGACCCCAAAACCCTTCTACCATACCCCGGCATCGTGGTGGGGGACATGGGCGAGAAAATCGGCCTCCATGGCATAGATAATGGGTTCATAATGTTCAAAAACTACCGAATTCCGCGAGAAAATCTCCTTAATCGCACCGGTGATGTGACACCGGATGGGGACTACAAGAGCAGTTTTTCCGAGCCGGGGAAAATTTTGGGCGCAGCTTTGGAAAATTTGTCCACCGGGAGGGTGGGCATAATGCAGGAAAGCGCGAATAATTTGGTGTGTGCGGTCACGATTGCGGTGCGATATGCAGCTGTGCGAAAGCAGTTTGCCAAAAGTCCAGACGAACGAAGCGAGTTACCAATTATCGAGTATGAGTTGCAT CAATGGAGGATTTTTCCGTATGTGGCTGCTGCcgcagttttgaaaatttttgtcgcgGGATTCACCGATGAGTATTTAGCGACGGTGCAAAAGTCCACGTCCGCCACGCAAATCGAGGATTTG ACCAGCTACGTGGCCGAGATCCACGCCGTGGTCTCGAGTGGGAAGCCCCTGATCACGTGGATCTGCCGCGACGCGGTCCAGGAGTGCCGTGAGGCTTGTGGAGGCCACGGCTTTCTCAAATCGGCCCGTTTCGGGGAATTACGCGGTGCCATAGACCCTTGCGTCACCTACGAGGGCGATAACAATGTTTTGGGCCAACAGGCGAGCAATTGGTTGGTGAGACAGTGGGAAAAAACGAAAGTTGGCGAGGAATTGTGCACGCCATTGGAGACTTGCGCGTTTTTCCGACGTTCAGGGGAGATTTTACGACGGAAATTTGAACTGGAACTGGTTCAAGACGTGCTTGAGATGAACT TCATTCACGTGTGTTACGAGTGGTTGATTACGTATCTAGTGGAGGAGACGTATATTAAGCAACAAAAGTTGCTGAAGGAAGGGTTTTGTAAAACCGAAGCTCGGAATAAATCGCAGGTTTATTGCGCGTCGGTTCTGACGCGCGTTTACGCCGAATACAACGCATTCAGATTTTATTGCAAGGAATTATCAAAGGCTGAAAAATCACTAGAGGGCGTTTTGCAACAACTAGGGCTTCTGTACGGTTTAGTAAACATAGATAAATACTCGTCATATTTCTATCAAGGTGGTTATGCAAACACACCGCTTTTTTCGCATTTGGTCAAAGGAGGCGTGCTCGAGTTGTGTAAAACATTGAAAGATAATATTCTGGGGGTTATTGATGCCATGGCACCGCCTGATTACGTGGTTAAATCAGTTCTGGGCAAGTCCGACGGAAAG CTCTACGAAAATCTACAAAACGCAATTATGGGAAACCCCGACTCGATGACACGTCCGCACTGGTGGAGAGAAATAATCGTACCTGATGCTCCCGATTTTAAACAGCCAAAGAGTAAATTGTGA
- the LOC660319 gene encoding S1 RNA-binding domain-containing protein 1: protein MFTMADSKRKRKLEDAKSEAKKPKIESFEPQWSDHELVAEQLGLGLNVAKNVVKLFEDGNTVPFIARYRRDVTNNLDAEQLRAVKDTCEEISALRGKIGSVLKQLDKSGVLNEQLRRSVVNSRSIEELEYIYAPYKSGSKRTLAERAKEQGLEAPALALLNNTKRVRFDDFVKIDDGLDIKAVKNGIAHIIAAVISTDSEILSSLREFRKKANIIIKTKKAATKHKVENSEKFDNYFDFEVPLKYIKPHQVLAINRGENLKILSVKVVLPDSLFNEFRKKCDKWTSLRGDRVRQDVVKRAIEDSYQRLVKPLIKREIRAELKQNAERASCQVFSSNLKDLLLAPPLRGQTILGLDPGFTNGCKLALISPLGDLIDQNIIYPHKRKNNDDVTIIRDMLLENNCELIALGNGTACRQTEEWLSDLIKSQVFSPLDVKYTVVREEGASIYSCSPEAKKEFPTIDPNIISAVSLARRLQDPLAELVKIEPKHLGVGMYQHDIKKRQLEEALNDVVSECVSFVGVDLNTASRCLLRHVAGLSDKKAQQIIDYRAENGPFISRQQLLKVSGIGQKIFTQCAGFVRVVPPSGETMKYNKLDSTNIHPESYEMATKLLKMFNLRLCDIGTTGFITIAKREVPKLDLSKLSQMFGSNEQTLRLILDAFCQPLNYDLRSDYDKKPVFKKGLIEISDLKSGIVLTGVVTNVTHFGSFVDIGVGINGLIHVSKSNGLDLHLGNKVEVKVLSIDVEKKRIGLQALKILN from the exons ATGTTTACAATGGCAGATTcg aagCGCAAACGGAAGCTTGAAGATGCCAAAAGTGAGGCGAAAAAGCCGAAAATCGAGTCATTCGAGCCCCAATGGAGCGACCACGAATTGGTGGCTGAACAGCTCGGTTTGGGGCTAAATGTGGCCAAAAACGTTGTTAAATTGTTCGAGGATGGAAACACCGTTCCGTTTATCGCGAGATACAGACGCGATGTTACTAATAATCTTGACGCCGAGCAGTTGCGTGCTGTTAAAGACACTTGTGAGGAGATAAGTGCCCTTAGAGGTAAGATTGGCAGTGTTTTGAAACAGTTGGACAAGTCAGGGGTGCTAAATGAACAGTTGAGACGCTCTGTGGTCAATTCGAGGTCAATTGAGGAGTTGGAATAcatt TATGCGCCCTATAAAAGTGGGAGCAAGCGGACTTTGGCCGAAAGGGCCAAAGAGCAGGGGTTAGAGGCGCCCGCTTTGGCCCTTTTGAACAACACAAAACGCGTGAGATTTGacgattttgttaaaattgacgATGGGCTTGATATCAAAGCTGTTAAGAACGGGATTGCTCATATTATCGCGGCTGTTATTTCAACCGACAGTGAGATTTTATCGTCCCTAAGAGAATT TCGGAAAAAAGCcaacattattattaagacCAAGAAAGCTGCGACTAAACACAAAGTCGAAAATAGTGAAAAGTTTGATAATTATTTCGATTTCGAGGTTCCCCTTAAATACATCAAGCCACACCAAGTTTTGGCCATTAATAGGggcgaaaatttgaaaattctttCGGTTAAAGTTGTGCTTCCGGACTCACTTTTCAACGAGTTTCGGAAAAAGTGTGACAAATGGACGAGCTTAAGGGGCGATCGTGTGAGACAAGACGTCGTAAAACGGGCCATTGAGGACTCATACCAACGGttag TTAAACCTTTGATTAAGCGCGAAATTCGAGCCGAACTGAAACAAAACGCCGAGCGAGCATCTTGTCAAGTTTTCAGTTCGAATTTAAAAGATTTGCTCCTGGCGCCCCCTTTGAGGGGCCAAACCATCCTAGGCCTTGACCCTGGCTTCACCAATGGCTGCAAACTAGCCCTAATATCACCACTGGGCGACCTCATCGACCAAAACATAATTTACCcccataaaagaaaaaataacgaCGATGTAACAATAATCAGAGACATGTTACTTGAAAACAA CTGTGAATTAATTGCCTTGGGTAACGGAACAGCGTGTCGTCAAACCGAAGAATGGCTCTCAGATTTAATCAAAAGCCAGGTTTTTAGCCCCCTTGACGTCAAATATACGGTGGTGAGGGAAGAAGGGGCTTCGATTTATTCCTGCAGCCCTGAAGCCAAGAAGGAGTTCCCGACAATTGACCCCAATATCATAAGCGCTG TGTCTCTAGCCCGACGGTTGCAGGACCCCCTTGCCGAGCTGGTCAAAATCGAGCCAAAACACCTGGGGGTAGGTATGTACCAACATGACATCAAGAAAAGACAACTAGAGGAAGCCCTAAATGACGTTGTTTCGGAATGTGTCAGTTTCGTGGGTGTGGACTTGAACACGGCTTCGCGCTGCCTTTTACG ACATGTGGCGGGCCTGTCTGACAAAAAAGCCCAACAAATAATTGACTATCGTGCAGAAAATGGCCCCTTTATTTCGCGCCAACAATTGTTGAAAGTGTCGGGGATTGGGCAGAAAATTTTCACACAGTGTGCTGGGTTTGTACGTGTGGTGCCACCGAGCGGCGAAACTATGAAATACAATAAATTAGACAGCACAAATATTCATCCAGAATCGTACGAAATGGCCACAAAGTtgcttaaaatgtttaatttaaggTTGTGTGATATTGGCACCACTGGTTTTATTACTATAGCTAAGAGGGAAGTCCCGAAGTTGGATCTAAGCAAGTTGAGTCAGATGTTTGGTTCCAACGAACAAACGCTTCGCTTGATTTTGGATGCGTTTTGCCAACCGTTAAACTATGATCTTCGAAGTGATTATGATAAAAAACCAGTTTTTAAGAAAGGTTTAATTGAGATTAGTGACCTTAAAAGTGGGATTGTTTTGACCGGAGTTGTGACTAATGTCACTCATTTTGGGAGTTTTGTCGATATAGGAGTCGGAATTAACGGTTTGATCCACGTCAGTAAGTCCAACGGTTTGGACTTACATCTGGGGAATAAAGTTGAAGTTAAAGTTTTAAGTATTGACGTTGAGAAGAAGCGGATTGGCTTACAGGCGCTCAAAATTCTCAATTGA
- the LOC660444 gene encoding transmembrane protein 65 isoform X2, translated as MATKLVRHLDLAKVINRGAHRITWTPRTKLTNFAPCRYALKTQHIKLNFSTSCRLGGSGGHAETTSTTQGLSKLQAQELVLRLNGEERNILISALQEYQSKLVKDEYEAESVPRPTSRNLVDIAIANSIPFIGFGFLDNFFMLLFGDYIDLYLGSYFCMTTMAAAALGNTLSDVLGIGTAFYVERLANKIGFRPPKLSPIQMDMTCSRNAANFGRVLGVTLGCILGMCPLVFRKAKDEDEKDD; from the exons ATGGCAACAAAACTAGTGAGACACTTAGATTTAGCAAAAGTGATCAACAGGGGGGCGCACCGCATCACTTGGACGCCCCGAACTAAGCTAACGAATTTCGCTCCATGTAGATATGCACTGAAAACACAACAtatcaaacttaattttagtaCAAGCTGTAGATTGGGGGGCAGTGGCGGGCACGCTGAGACCACAAGCACCACTCAGGGCTTGTCTAAGTTACAAGCGCAGGAACTGGTCTTGAGACTGAACGGTGAGGAGAGAAATATCCTGATTTCGGCGCTCCAGGAGTACCAATCAAAACTAGTCAAAGACGAGTACGAAG CCGAATCCGTTCCTCGACCAACCAGCAGGAACCTGGTCGACA TCGCCATAGCCAACTCGATCCCGTTCATCGGTTTCGGCTTCTTAGACAACTTCTTCATGTTGCTATTT ggTGATTATATTGACCTGTACTTGGGGTCGTACTTCTGCATGACTACGATGGCGGCTGCCGCCCTTGGTAACACGCTTTCGGATGTTTTGGGCATCGGCACGGCCTTCTACGTCGAACGACTCGCAAATAAGATAGGTTTTCGGCCACCGAAATTATCGCCAATTCAGATGGATATGACTTGTTCGCGAAATGCGGCGAATTTCGGACGTGTTTTGGGGGTCACCCTGGGGTGCATCCTCGGAATGTGCCCTCTGGTGTTCCGCAAAGCGAAAGACGAGGACGAAAAAGATGATTAA
- the LOC660444 gene encoding uncharacterized protein LOC660444 isoform X1 yields the protein MATKLVRHLDLAKVINRGAHRITWTPRTKLTNFAPCRYALKTQHIKLNFSTSCRLGGSGGHAETTSTTQGLSKLQAQELVLRLNGEERNILISALQEYQSKLVKDEYEGQLAASRWRSKFGRPSKLPRLGDVDPTGSYCPVPEDWLKKKFAESVPRPTSRNLVDIAIANSIPFIGFGFLDNFFMLLFGDYIDLYLGSYFCMTTMAAAALGNTLSDVLGIGTAFYVERLANKIGFRPPKLSPIQMDMTCSRNAANFGRVLGVTLGCILGMCPLVFRKAKDEDEKDD from the exons ATGGCAACAAAACTAGTGAGACACTTAGATTTAGCAAAAGTGATCAACAGGGGGGCGCACCGCATCACTTGGACGCCCCGAACTAAGCTAACGAATTTCGCTCCATGTAGATATGCACTGAAAACACAACAtatcaaacttaattttagtaCAAGCTGTAGATTGGGGGGCAGTGGCGGGCACGCTGAGACCACAAGCACCACTCAGGGCTTGTCTAAGTTACAAGCGCAGGAACTGGTCTTGAGACTGAACGGTGAGGAGAGAAATATCCTGATTTCGGCGCTCCAGGAGTACCAATCAAAACTAGTCAAAGACGAGTACGAAG GTCAACTAGCAGCTTCACGATGGAGAAGTAAGTTTGGACGTCCGAGCAAATTGCCAAGGCTGGGAGATGTAGATCCCACGGGATCTTATTGTCCTGTTCCCGAAGACTGGTTAAAGAAGAAGTTTG CCGAATCCGTTCCTCGACCAACCAGCAGGAACCTGGTCGACA TCGCCATAGCCAACTCGATCCCGTTCATCGGTTTCGGCTTCTTAGACAACTTCTTCATGTTGCTATTT ggTGATTATATTGACCTGTACTTGGGGTCGTACTTCTGCATGACTACGATGGCGGCTGCCGCCCTTGGTAACACGCTTTCGGATGTTTTGGGCATCGGCACGGCCTTCTACGTCGAACGACTCGCAAATAAGATAGGTTTTCGGCCACCGAAATTATCGCCAATTCAGATGGATATGACTTGTTCGCGAAATGCGGCGAATTTCGGACGTGTTTTGGGGGTCACCCTGGGGTGCATCCTCGGAATGTGCCCTCTGGTGTTCCGCAAAGCGAAAGACGAGGACGAAAAAGATGATTAA
- the LOC660199 gene encoding calmodulin-lysine N-methyltransferase isoform X1 — protein sequence MDQKDLVVVKNEAKKVARRRWAILAKALKSPVGSEPSSPTDEFSLRRISSFMLLQTQQLRPHDHKRTWYSYSIRIGLSEYSIVIGHRIRTFSAEDLMGFNNTGNICIWPSEETLSYYVCSNLAQFADKTILELGGGMSCLAGLFAAKYAAPKAVTVTDGNKHSVENVQAALDYNQFACPVDCKLLKWGSHEGPLYDVILCADCLFFDDARADLIECLWGCLDARGVAFVMAPKRGGTLDHFIAQSEIKGFKCRKIVNYNQVVWEKRLALIEHCEYDDDIHYPILIEVTKV from the exons ATGGACCAAAAAGACTTAGTCGTAGTGAAAAATGAGGCGAAAAAGGTGGCCCGCCGCCGGTGGGCGATCCTAGCCAAGGCTCTGAAG AGCCCCGTCGGCAGCGAGCCCTCGAGCCCCACCGACGAGTTCTCCCTCAGACGCATTTCTTCCTTCATGCTCTTGCAGACGCAGCAACTGCGCCCCCACGACCACAAGCGCACATGGTACAGTTACTCGATTCGAATCGGCCTGTCCGAGTACTCGATCGTGATCGGGCACCGCATCCGCACTTTTTCGGCCGAAGACCTCATGGGGTTCAACAACACGGGGAATATCTGCATCTGGCCGTCGGAGGAGACGCTCAGTTACTACGTTTGCTCCAACTTGGCGCAGTTCGCCGATAAGACGATCCTGGAGCTGGGGGGCGGCATGTCGTGTCTGGCGGGGCTGTTCGCCGCCAAGTACGCCGCCCCCAAGGCGGTGACCGTCACCGACGGCAACAAGCACTCGGTGGAGAACGTGCAAGCCGCCTTGGATTACAACCAGTTTGCGTGTCCGGTCGATTGTAAATTGCTCAAGTGGGGCTCTCATGAGGGGCCCCTCTACGATGTTATCCTCTGCGCTGATTGTCTTTTCTTTGACGATGCGCGGGCCGATTTGATTGAGTGTCTCTGGGGCTGTTTGGATGCGAGAGGGGTGGCGTTTGTTATGGCCCCCAAAAGGGGGGGCACTCTTGATCATTTTATTGCTCAATCGGAGATTAAAGGCTTCAAGTGTaggaaaattgttaattataaTCAAGTTGTGTGGGAGAAGCGGTTGGCGCTGATCGAGCATTGCGAGTACGATGATGATATTCATTACCCGATTCTTATAGAAGTGACCAAAGTTTAA